From the genome of Acipenser ruthenus chromosome 14, fAciRut3.2 maternal haplotype, whole genome shotgun sequence, one region includes:
- the LOC117419578 gene encoding ankyrin repeat and BTB/POZ domain-containing protein 3-B-like isoform X2 yields MYSQSELRTIEQSLLATRVGSIAELSDLVSRAMHHLQPLHLKNHSNGTPMHHKQGSAYWEPEALYTLCYFMHCPQMEWENPNVEPSKVTLQTERPFLVLPPLMEWIRVAVAHAEHRRSFSVDSDDVRQAARLLLPGVDCEPRQLKTDDCFCASRKLDAAATEANFLQDLGFRMLNCGRTDLVTQAVSLLGPDGINSMSEQGMTPLMYACVRGDEAMVQMLLDAGADINNEVPNTVHKYPSVYPETRHWTPLTFAVLHGHIPVVQLLLDARANVEGSLQDGEENYAETPLQLASAAGNFELVSLLLERGGDPMIGTLYRNGISSTSQGDMNSYSQAAAHGHRNVFRKLLAQPEKGKTDVLSLEEMLAEGSDPAEKNPGHSNSSRNSKAKLKALREAMYHSAEHSYVDVTIDIRSLGVPWTLHTWLESLRTSFLQHRRPLIQCLLKEFSSIEEEEYTEEIITHGLPLMFEILRASKNEVISQQLSVIFTQCYGPYPIPKLTEIKRKQTSRLDPHFLNNKEMSDVTFLVEGKPFYAHKVLLFTASARFKSLLSNRPVAENTCIEISHVKYNIFQLVMQYLYHGGTESLHVRNNEIMELLSAAKFFQLDALQRHCEIICAKNMNTDTCVDIYTHAKFLGTPELSAYMEGYFLKNMVVLIEKEAFKQLLYDRPSDNPGPDVLQDLERTLGTRIQSIHLSSSKGSIV; encoded by the exons GTGATTTGGTGTCCCGTGCAATGCATCACCTCCAGCCTCTGCACCTAAAGAATCACAGCAATGGCACCCCAATGCACCACAAGCAAGGGTCAGCGTACTGGGAGCCTGAAGCCTTGTATACCCTCTGCTACTTCATGCACTGTCCACAGATGGAGTGGGAGAATCCCAACGTGGAGCCATCCAAAGTCACCCTACAAACTGAGAG gCCATTCTTGGTATTGCCTCCCCTGATGGAGTGGATCAGAGTGGCAGTAGCCCATGCAGAGCACCGCCGGAGTTTCTCAGTAGACAGTGATGACGTCCGGCAAGCAGCAAGGCTCCTACTCCCTGGAGTTGACTGTGAACCTCGGCAGCTCAA GACAGACGACTGTTTCTGTGCCTCTCGGAAACTGGACGCTGCTGCCACAGAAGCCAATTTTCTGCAAGATTTAGGATTCCGAATGTTGAACTGTGGCAGGACAGACCTGGTCACACAGGCAGTGTCTCTGCTAGGCCCTGATGGCATCAACAGCATGAGTGAACAG GGGATGACTCCTCTGATGTATGCTTGTGTTCGTGGGGATGAGGCCATGGTACAAATGCTACTGGATGCTGGAGCAGACATAAATAATGAG gtACCTAACACAGTGCACAAATATCCATCGGTCTACCCTGAGACTCGCCATTGGACGCCACTCACATTCGCAGTGTTACATGGACACATTCCTGTCGTACAG CTATTGTTGGATGCCAGAGCAAATGTTGAAGGTTCCTTGCAGGATGGGGAAGAAAACTATGCTGAGACGCCTTTGCAACTGGCTTCTGCAGCAG GTAACTTTGAGCTTGTCAGTTTGTTGCTGGAGAGAGGAGGTGACCCCATGATTGGAACACTGTACAGGAATGGGATTTCGTCTACTTCCCAGGGAGATATGAACTCCTACAGTCAGGCTGCTGCACATGGACACAG GAATGTGTTCCGGAAACTCCTTGCCCAGCCTGAGAAAGGGAAGACTGATGTCTTGTCCCTGGAGGAGATGCTGGCTGAAGGGTCTGACCCGGCTGAAAAGAATCCAGGACATTCAAACTCCAGCAGGAACAGCAAGGCCAAGCTCAAAGCCCTGCGTGAAGCTATGTATCACAGTGCTGAGCACAGCTACGTGGACGTCACCATTGACATTCGCAGTCTGG GCGTGCCCTGGACTCTCCACACGTGGCTGGAATCCCTGCGCACCTCCTTCCTGCAGCACAGGAGACCTCTCATCCAGTGCCTGCTGAAGGAGTTCAGCTCCATCGAAGAGGAGGAGTACACTGAAGAGATCATTACCCACGGCCTGCCGTTGATGTTTGAAATTCTGAGAGCCAGCAAG AATGAAGTGATAAGCCAGCAGCTGTCTGTTATTTTTACTCAGTGCTACGGACCGTACCCCATCCCAAAACTCACAGAGATTAAAAGAAAGCAGACGTCACGCCTAG ATCCTCATTTTCTGAATAATAAAGAGATGTCGGATGTCACTTTCCTGGTTGAAGGAAAACCGTTCTATGCACACAAAGTGTTGTTATTCACTGCCTCTGCCAG gtttaAATCATTGCTCTCCAATAGACCTGTTGCTGAGAACACATGTATTGAAATCAGCCATGTGAAGTACAATATCTTTCAG CTGGTGATGCAGTACCTCTACCACGGAGGGACGGAATCACTTCACGTGAGGAACAATGAGATCATGGAG CTTTTGTCCGCTGCTAAGTTCTTCCAGCTGGATGCCCTACAGCGTCACTGTGAAATCATCTGTGCTAAAAACATGAATACTGACACCTGTGTTGATATCTACACCCATGCCAAG TTTCTGGGAACCCCTGAGCTCTCTGCATATATGGAGGGCTACTTTCTGAAGAACATGGTGGTGCTGATTGAGAAAGAAGCCTTCAAGCAGCTGCTGTATGACAGGCCTTCAGACAACCCTGGGCCAGACGTGCTGCAGGACCTGGAAAGGACACTGGGAACCAGGATCCAGTCCATTCATCTGTCCTCTTCCAAGGGCTCCATCGTGTGA